One genomic window of Streptomyces sp. WP-1 includes the following:
- the fxsA gene encoding FxsA family membrane protein — translation MTTGAPTSPYTDRPRRSRLRRYLPLGLAVWLVLEIWLLTLVAGAAGGMAVFLLLVAGVVAGSVVIKRAGRRAFQNLNEALQRGGSPKRGEGNGLTMLGGLLLIVPGVISDVLGLLLLLPPVQKAVSRLAENTVEKRLRAAAPGSLGDAFQQARMHRPDGKVVQGEVVREDPAGRPGPDEQRPPLTR, via the coding sequence ATGACGACAGGCGCTCCGACCTCCCCGTACACCGACCGGCCCCGGCGCTCCCGGCTGCGCAGGTATCTGCCGCTGGGCCTCGCCGTGTGGCTGGTGCTGGAGATCTGGCTGCTGACCCTGGTCGCGGGCGCGGCGGGCGGCATGGCCGTGTTCCTGCTGCTCGTGGCCGGTGTGGTGGCCGGCTCCGTGGTGATCAAGCGGGCGGGCCGACGGGCCTTCCAGAACCTCAACGAGGCGCTCCAGCGGGGCGGCTCCCCCAAGCGCGGCGAGGGCAACGGGCTGACCATGCTCGGCGGCCTGCTGCTGATCGTCCCGGGCGTGATCTCCGACGTCCTGGGCCTGCTCCTGCTGCTGCCCCCGGTCCAGAAGGCCGTGAGCCGGCTCGCGGAGAACACCGTCGAGAAGCGGCTGCGGGCCGCCGCCCCGGGCAGCCTGGGCGACGCCTTCCAGCAGGCCCGTATGCACCGCCCCGACGGCAAGGTCGTCCAGGGCGAGGTCGTCCGCGAGGATCCCGCCGGGCGTCCGGGACCGGACGAGCAGCGGCCGCCCCTGACCCGCTGA
- a CDS encoding RNA polymerase-binding protein RbpA: MSERALRGTRLVVTSYETDRGIDLAPRQAVEYACEKGHRFEMPFSVEAEIPPEWECKVCGAPALLVDGDGPEEKKAKPARTHWDMLMERRTREELEEVLEERLAVLRSGAMNIAVHPRDSRKSA, from the coding sequence ATGAGTGAGCGAGCTCTTCGCGGTACGCGCCTCGTGGTGACCAGCTACGAGACGGACCGCGGCATCGACCTGGCCCCGCGCCAGGCCGTGGAGTACGCATGTGAGAAGGGACATCGTTTCGAGATGCCCTTCTCGGTCGAGGCGGAGATCCCGCCGGAGTGGGAGTGCAAGGTCTGCGGGGCCCCGGCACTCCTGGTGGACGGCGACGGCCCGGAGGAGAAGAAGGCCAAGCCCGCGCGTACCCATTGGGACATGCTGATGGAGCGGCGCACCCGTGAGGAGCTCGAAGAGGTCCTCGAGGAGCGCCTGGCGGTGCTGCGTTCGGGGGCGATGAACATCGCCGTGCACCCCCGGGACAGCCGCAAGTCGGCATAG
- a CDS encoding MFS transporter produces the protein MGTDTVRAGAADETADLRRQQRGWYFYDWAYSVYSASVLTVFIGPYLTSVAEHAADSGGYVHPLGIPVRAGSYFAYSVSLSVVLAVVAMPLVGSAADRTGRKKPLLAAAAYTGAAATTGMFFLDGDRYLLGGVLLVVANAAAAVGGMLYNSYLPQIAPPEERDAVSSRGWAFGYGAGAMVLVANLVLYSAHDSFGLSQGQAVRICLASAGLWWGAFTLVPLRLLRDRRARAAGETAPDGVPSTGLRQLAATARDMRRHPLTLSFLLAYLIYNDGIQTVISQASVYGSQELGLGQSTLIVAVLLVQVLAVAGALAMGRLARTYGAQRTILGSLVAWTVTLAAGYFLPAKAPVYFFLLAAAIGMVLGGSQALSRSLFSHLVPPGKEAEYFSAYELSDRGMSWLGPLLFGVTYQLTGSYRSAIISLVAFFVIGFALLARVPVRRAIAAAGNPVPEKI, from the coding sequence ATGGGGACCGACACCGTGCGCGCGGGGGCGGCGGACGAGACCGCCGACCTCCGGCGCCAGCAAAGAGGCTGGTACTTCTACGACTGGGCGTACTCCGTCTATTCGGCGAGCGTCCTGACCGTCTTCATCGGCCCCTATCTCACCTCGGTCGCCGAGCACGCGGCGGACTCCGGCGGCTATGTGCACCCGCTGGGCATACCGGTGCGGGCGGGCTCGTACTTCGCCTACTCGGTGTCCCTGTCGGTGGTCCTGGCCGTCGTGGCGATGCCGCTGGTGGGCAGCGCGGCCGACCGCACGGGCCGTAAGAAGCCGCTGCTCGCGGCGGCGGCGTACACCGGCGCGGCGGCGACCACCGGCATGTTCTTCCTGGACGGCGACCGGTATCTGCTGGGCGGGGTGCTGCTCGTCGTGGCCAACGCGGCGGCGGCCGTCGGCGGGATGCTCTACAACTCCTATCTGCCGCAGATCGCCCCGCCCGAGGAGCGCGACGCGGTCTCCTCCCGGGGCTGGGCGTTCGGCTACGGCGCGGGCGCCATGGTCCTCGTCGCCAACCTGGTCCTGTACTCGGCCCACGACTCCTTCGGCCTGAGCCAGGGCCAGGCGGTGCGCATCTGCCTGGCCTCGGCGGGTCTGTGGTGGGGCGCCTTCACCCTCGTACCGCTGCGGCTGCTGCGCGACCGGCGGGCACGGGCGGCGGGCGAGACCGCGCCGGACGGGGTGCCGTCGACGGGGCTGCGGCAGCTGGCGGCGACGGCGCGGGACATGCGCCGGCACCCGCTGACGCTGTCCTTCCTGCTGGCCTACCTGATCTACAACGACGGCATCCAGACCGTCATCTCCCAGGCGTCCGTCTACGGCTCCCAGGAGCTGGGGCTCGGGCAGTCCACGCTGATCGTGGCGGTGCTGCTGGTCCAGGTGCTGGCCGTGGCGGGCGCGCTGGCGATGGGGCGCCTCGCGCGGACGTACGGCGCCCAGCGCACCATCCTCGGCTCGCTGGTGGCCTGGACGGTCACACTCGCCGCCGGGTACTTCCTGCCCGCGAAGGCGCCGGTCTACTTCTTCCTGCTGGCCGCCGCCATCGGCATGGTGCTCGGCGGCAGCCAGGCGCTGTCCCGCTCGCTCTTCTCCCATCTGGTCCCGCCGGGCAAGGAGGCCGAGTACTTCTCGGCGTACGAGCTCAGCGACCGCGGGATGAGCTGGCTGGGCCCGTTGCTGTTCGGCGTGACGTACCAGCTGACCGGTAGCTACCGGTCCGCGATCATCTCCCTGGTGGCCTTCTTCGTCATCGGGTTCGCGCTGCTCGCGCGGGTCCCGGTACGGCGTGCGATCGCCGCGGCGGGGAACCCGGTACCGGAGAAGATCTAG
- a CDS encoding glycerophosphodiester phosphodiesterase has product MTTAIRHPYLDHPGPLAFAHRGGAADGVENTVAQFRRAVELGYRYIETDVHATADGRLVAFHDTTLDRVTDGAGRIADLPWAEVERARVGGREPVPLFEELLETFPEVRWNIDIKAEPALRPLLDLLERTGAWDRVCVGSFSEARVLRAQRLAGPRLATSFGTRGVLSLRLRSWGLPAAPRRSAVAAQVPEAQSGVPVVDARFVRAAHARGLHVHVWTINEPERVHRLLDLGVDGIMTDHIDMLRKVMEERGVWV; this is encoded by the coding sequence GTGACCACCGCGATACGCCACCCCTACCTCGACCACCCGGGCCCCCTCGCCTTCGCCCATCGCGGCGGAGCCGCCGACGGGGTGGAGAACACCGTGGCGCAGTTCCGCCGCGCCGTGGAACTGGGCTACCGCTACATCGAGACCGATGTGCACGCCACGGCGGACGGCCGGCTCGTGGCCTTCCACGACACGACCCTGGACCGGGTCACCGACGGCGCCGGCCGCATCGCCGACCTGCCCTGGGCCGAGGTCGAGCGGGCGCGGGTGGGCGGCCGTGAACCGGTGCCGCTGTTCGAGGAGTTGCTGGAGACCTTCCCCGAGGTCCGCTGGAACATCGACATCAAGGCGGAGCCCGCGCTGCGGCCGCTGCTCGACCTGCTGGAGCGCACCGGCGCCTGGGACCGGGTCTGCGTGGGCTCGTTCTCCGAGGCGCGGGTGCTGCGCGCCCAGCGGCTGGCCGGGCCCCGGCTGGCCACCTCCTTCGGCACCCGCGGGGTGCTGAGCCTGCGGCTGCGCTCCTGGGGGCTGCCGGCCGCGCCGCGCCGCTCGGCGGTCGCCGCGCAGGTGCCGGAGGCCCAGTCGGGCGTCCCGGTGGTCGACGCCCGCTTCGTCCGCGCCGCCCACGCGCGCGGGCTGCACGTCCACGTCTGGACGATCAACGAACCGGAACGCGTGCACCGGCTCCTGGACCTGGGCGTGGATGGCATCATGACCGATCACATCGACATGTTGCGCAAGGTCATGGAGGAGCGCGGGGTCTGGGTCTGA
- a CDS encoding YitT family protein has protein sequence MVQLYGGLTLYGVSSALLVASGLGLEPWGVLHQGLARRTGLSIGEVSIVVGAAVLLLWIPLRLRPGLGTVSNVFLIGLALDGTLALLPPAHALLARVPLMLAGVLLNGAATGLYIAARFGPGPRDGLMTGLHQRTGRSIRLIRTVIEVTVVATGFALGGTIGVGTVLYALSIGPLAQFFLRVFALPPASSGSAIVAERTPRAAILRR, from the coding sequence TTGGTCCAGCTGTACGGCGGACTGACGCTCTACGGTGTGAGTTCCGCGCTGCTCGTCGCCTCGGGCCTCGGCCTGGAGCCCTGGGGGGTGCTGCACCAGGGGCTCGCGCGGCGCACCGGGCTGAGCATCGGCGAGGTGTCGATCGTCGTCGGGGCGGCGGTGCTGCTGCTGTGGATCCCGCTGCGGCTGCGCCCCGGCCTCGGCACCGTCTCCAATGTCTTCCTCATCGGCCTGGCCCTCGACGGGACGCTCGCGCTGCTGCCCCCGGCGCACGCGCTGCTCGCCCGCGTCCCGCTGATGCTCGCCGGAGTCCTGCTCAACGGTGCGGCCACCGGCCTGTACATCGCGGCGCGCTTCGGACCGGGCCCGCGCGACGGCCTGATGACGGGCCTGCACCAGCGCACCGGGCGCTCGATCCGGCTGATCCGCACGGTCATCGAGGTGACGGTGGTGGCCACCGGGTTCGCGCTGGGCGGCACCATCGGCGTGGGCACCGTGCTGTACGCCCTGTCCATCGGCCCGCTGGCCCAGTTCTTCCTGCGGGTGTTCGCTCTGCCCCCGGCATCGAGCGGCAGCGCGATCGTTGCCGAAAGGACACCCCGCGCAGCGATACTGCGTCGGTGA